The Carnobacterium sp. 17-4 genome has a window encoding:
- the uxuA gene encoding mannonate dehydratase: MKMTFRWYGESDPISLEYIRQIPGMKGIVSAIYDIPVGEIWPLEKIQALKSSIEAKGLELSVIESVPVHEDIKTGKPTRDKYIENYKTTLKNLGEAGIPVVCYNFMPVFDWTRSDLAYPLPDGSNALIFDEEQVNKMDPRTLSLPGWDESYTAEEMNNLMDEYKSIDNEKLWENLEYFIKGIMPTAEAAGVKMAIHPDDPPYSIFGLPRIITGQAALDRFIKLYDSEYNGVTLCVGSFASDPKNDAVAILESMLEKNRVNFVHARNVKLIGGKSFQESAHLSEMGSIDMYRVVKALSDHDFKGAIRPDHGRMIWGETGKPGYGLFDRALGATYLNGLYEAAQKAKADAK, from the coding sequence ATGAAAATGACATTTAGATGGTACGGTGAATCAGATCCGATTTCATTAGAATATATCCGCCAAATCCCGGGAATGAAAGGAATAGTTTCAGCTATTTATGATATCCCAGTTGGAGAAATATGGCCGTTAGAAAAAATCCAAGCATTAAAATCATCAATCGAAGCAAAAGGATTAGAACTTTCTGTTATTGAAAGTGTTCCTGTTCATGAAGACATCAAAACAGGAAAACCAACACGTGATAAATACATCGAAAACTATAAAACAACGTTGAAAAATTTAGGAGAAGCTGGAATTCCAGTAGTATGTTACAACTTCATGCCAGTTTTTGACTGGACTCGTTCTGACTTAGCTTATCCACTTCCAGATGGTTCAAATGCCTTGATCTTTGATGAAGAACAAGTAAACAAAATGGACCCTCGTACACTTTCTTTACCAGGTTGGGATGAAAGTTACACTGCTGAAGAAATGAACAACTTAATGGATGAATACAAATCAATTGATAATGAAAAACTTTGGGAAAACCTAGAGTACTTTATCAAAGGAATTATGCCAACAGCTGAAGCTGCAGGCGTTAAGATGGCCATTCACCCGGATGATCCTCCATACAGCATTTTTGGCTTACCTCGTATCATTACTGGACAAGCTGCATTAGATCGCTTCATTAAATTGTACGACAGCGAATACAATGGCGTTACTTTATGTGTAGGTTCATTTGCATCTGATCCTAAAAATGACGCAGTAGCTATCTTAGAAAGTATGTTAGAAAAAAATCGTGTTAACTTTGTTCACGCACGTAATGTTAAATTAATAGGTGGGAAATCATTCCAAGAATCTGCTCACTTATCTGAAATGGGTTCAATTGACATGTACCGTGTAGTTAAAGCATTAAGCGACCACGACTTTAAAGGTGCTATCCGTCCAGACCACGGACGTATGATCTGGGGCGAAACTGGTAAACCAGGATACGGTTTATTCGACCGTGCTTTAGGCGCAACTTATCTTAATGGTTTATATGAAGCGGCTCAAAAAGCCAAAGCTGACGCAAAATAA
- the uxaC gene encoding glucuronate isomerase, whose protein sequence is MSFINRDFMLQNETAKQLYHDFAESLPIFDYHCHLDPQQIAGDYKFADVTELWLAGDHYKWRAMRAHGIPEGKITGNASSEEKFQAWAQTVESVVGNPLYHWTHLELKRYFGVDELLNSKNWKLIYDQANQAIKENGLTARTLINNSNVTFIGTTDNPTDSLEFHEVIREDADFTVEVAPSFRPDEAFAVGEEKFLNFVDKLQKVSSKDVTTYKELITEIEARVDYFNERGAIISDHGLGKLLYAESSDEEIEAIFLKGLAQKEVSAEENAKYQTRLLSDLGKMYHARGWVMQLHFGAIRNNNSRMFDLVGADAGFDSINDQTNVAFALNNILNALDKEDKLPKTIVYNLNPTYNDVVASTVANFQTNNEGIKGKIQFGSGWWFNDTEQGMLRQMEALADHGLLMHFVGMLTDSRSFVSYPRHEYFRRILCNFIGERVENGKFPNDQELLKKLVENICYNNAMEYFNKVN, encoded by the coding sequence ATGTCATTTATTAATAGAGATTTTATGTTACAGAATGAAACAGCAAAACAGTTGTATCATGATTTTGCAGAATCATTACCAATATTTGATTACCATTGTCACTTAGATCCTCAACAAATTGCTGGAGATTATAAGTTTGCCGATGTAACTGAATTATGGTTAGCTGGAGATCACTATAAATGGCGCGCAATGCGTGCTCATGGGATTCCAGAAGGAAAAATTACTGGTAACGCCAGTTCAGAAGAAAAATTTCAAGCATGGGCACAAACGGTAGAATCTGTTGTAGGAAATCCTTTGTATCATTGGACTCACCTTGAACTGAAACGCTATTTTGGTGTTGATGAATTATTAAATTCAAAAAATTGGAAATTGATTTACGATCAAGCGAATCAAGCTATTAAAGAAAACGGATTAACAGCTAGAACATTGATCAACAACTCAAATGTTACCTTTATTGGAACAACTGATAATCCAACAGATTCTTTAGAGTTTCATGAGGTTATTCGTGAAGATGCAGATTTCACAGTTGAAGTTGCTCCTTCGTTTCGTCCGGATGAAGCTTTTGCAGTTGGAGAAGAAAAATTCTTGAATTTTGTTGATAAATTGCAAAAGGTTTCTTCTAAAGATGTAACAACTTACAAAGAATTGATTACAGAAATTGAGGCTCGTGTAGATTATTTCAACGAACGTGGGGCTATTATTTCAGACCATGGTCTAGGAAAACTACTCTACGCAGAATCGAGTGATGAAGAAATTGAAGCAATCTTCTTAAAAGGATTGGCTCAAAAAGAAGTATCAGCAGAAGAAAATGCCAAATATCAAACACGTTTATTATCTGATTTAGGAAAAATGTACCATGCAAGAGGATGGGTTATGCAGCTTCATTTTGGAGCAATCCGTAACAACAACTCTCGTATGTTTGACTTAGTAGGAGCAGACGCTGGTTTTGATTCAATCAATGATCAGACAAATGTTGCTTTTGCGTTAAACAACATTTTAAACGCACTGGATAAAGAAGATAAATTGCCTAAAACGATTGTCTACAACTTGAACCCAACATACAATGATGTGGTAGCAAGTACAGTTGCAAATTTCCAAACAAATAATGAAGGAATCAAAGGGAAAATTCAATTTGGTTCTGGTTGGTGGTTTAACGATACCGAACAAGGTATGTTGAGACAAATGGAAGCATTAGCAGATCATGGTTTATTGATGCATTTTGTTGGGATGTTAACAGACTCACGTAGTTTTGTTTCTTACCCACGTCACGAATATTTCCGTCGTATCCTATGTAACTTCATTGGAGAACGCGTTGAAAACGGAAAATTCCCTAATGATCAAGAACTATTGAAGAAACTGGTTGAAAATATTTGTTACAACAACGCTATGGAATACTTTAATAAAGTAAACTAA
- a CDS encoding bifunctional 2-keto-4-hydroxyglutarate aldolase/2-keto-3-deoxy-6-phosphogluconate aldolase yields MSIKRETLAKLEENFLFAVVRGKTEDDGYEISKATYEGGIKNIEVTFSTPNADKVISRLAADFAGTDMVIGAGTVMDDITARIAILAGSKFIVSPHFDPAISTICNRYTIPYLPGCGSVTEIANAMATGVEVAKVFPGGILGAGFIKDVHGPIPHVELMPSGGVNLENMHTWVNNGAWGVGVGSALTKDVATKGYQAVTETAKTFADRYKEIRSGN; encoded by the coding sequence TTGAGTATTAAAAGAGAAACATTAGCAAAACTAGAAGAAAATTTTTTATTCGCGGTCGTACGTGGAAAAACGGAAGACGATGGTTATGAAATTTCAAAAGCAACTTATGAAGGTGGAATAAAAAATATTGAAGTGACCTTCAGTACACCAAACGCAGATAAAGTTATTTCTCGTTTAGCAGCTGATTTTGCAGGAACAGATATGGTAATTGGTGCAGGAACAGTAATGGACGATATAACAGCAAGAATCGCTATACTAGCCGGCTCTAAGTTTATTGTCAGCCCGCATTTTGACCCAGCAATTTCAACTATATGTAACCGCTACACTATTCCTTATTTGCCAGGTTGTGGTTCTGTAACAGAAATCGCAAATGCAATGGCTACTGGAGTAGAAGTTGCTAAAGTATTCCCAGGTGGAATACTAGGTGCAGGCTTCATTAAAGATGTTCACGGTCCAATTCCTCATGTGGAATTAATGCCATCAGGTGGAGTAAACCTTGAAAACATGCATACTTGGGTAAACAATGGAGCATGGGGCGTTGGAGTAGGTAGTGCTTTAACAAAAGATGTAGCTACAAAAGGATATCAAGCCGTAACTGAAACAGCAAAAACTTTTGCTGACCGGTACAAAGAAATTCGTTCAGGTAACTAA
- a CDS encoding IclR family transcriptional regulator: MVANSPNRVQSVDRALLILETLSNYDMLSLMEISEKVHLHKATTHRLVNSLLENGYIEKNPVTKQYKISLKLFQIGNRRVQNIDFLNVAKSMIRQLAQELNQTVHLVVEDNGEVLYIDKHDPSGNENRLSSKIGQKAPMYVTAVGKAMLATKSNAEIREMWNQSDITSYTEHTITSLDDFLKEIETVRQNGYAIDNQENEYGVVCIGAVFSSYKDLSAGAISISIPASDTEKKPFYIEKIIETSNKISRLLGQF; this comes from the coding sequence ATGGTTGCAAACTCGCCCAATAGAGTACAATCGGTTGATCGTGCTCTTTTAATACTTGAAACGCTTTCAAATTATGACATGCTTAGTTTGATGGAAATTAGTGAAAAAGTCCATCTACATAAAGCAACGACTCATCGTCTTGTTAATTCACTTCTTGAAAATGGGTATATTGAAAAAAACCCTGTAACAAAACAATACAAGATTTCTTTAAAACTCTTCCAAATTGGGAATCGCCGTGTCCAAAATATTGATTTTTTAAATGTGGCTAAAAGTATGATTCGTCAATTAGCACAAGAACTAAATCAAACCGTTCATTTAGTTGTTGAAGACAATGGTGAAGTTTTATATATTGATAAACACGACCCCAGTGGAAATGAAAATCGCTTAAGCTCAAAAATTGGTCAAAAGGCTCCAATGTATGTCACAGCTGTTGGGAAAGCGATGTTAGCAACAAAATCTAATGCAGAAATTAGAGAGATGTGGAATCAAAGCGACATTACCTCTTACACCGAGCACACTATCACTTCTCTTGATGACTTTTTGAAAGAAATTGAAACGGTTCGTCAAAATGGATACGCGATCGACAACCAAGAAAATGAATATGGTGTTGTTTGTATAGGTGCTGTATTTTCTAGCTATAAAGACCTTTCAGCTGGTGCCATAAGCATTTCTATTCCTGCTTCTGACACTGAAAAAAAACCTTTTTACATTGAAAAAATTATTGAAACGTCAAATAAAATTTCTCGTTTATTAGGTCAGTTTTAA
- a CDS encoding glycoside hydrolase family 3 protein, whose amino-acid sequence MKVNLQEKPYNLDESGIKWVNDTIKNMSDEEKIGQLFINMGSSRTEEYLTGVLNDYHIAGVRYNPGKAEEVYEQNRILQENSKIPLLIAANTEAGGNGACTDGTYVGVEVKIAATNDSKYAYEMGRVSGVEAAAIGCNWSFAPIVDINRNWRNPIISTRTWSGDVDQTIELSLAYMKGIQESGIAPAAKHFPGDGIDERDQHLSFAPNPYSVEDWDATFGKVYGSLFDAGLPSIMAGHISLPSYVRHFKPDATLQEATLPATINKYILTDLLRDKMGFNGLVVTDASHMVALTGSMKRKDMLPASVAAGSDLFLFFNDPDEDFQWMMDGYKNGVITEDRMQEALTRILGTKAALGLHKKAKTELLPSKEEAMAKIGLPENVKIAEEVAEKAITLVKNNEDIFPLSPQSHKRVLLVDVKGTQGGFGAMIGENARPSAKMKELLESEGFEVTIWEAAEEKIMKMPEEERQAALRNVYAQKRPIAELTENYDLILNLAIVNPNTDQRIQWPASKGTPDIPFYVHEVPTIFVSLQSPFHLADVPQVQTYINAYDSKEFTMKALVDKFLGRSEFKGVSPVDAFCGFEDTKF is encoded by the coding sequence ATGAAAGTAAATTTACAAGAAAAACCGTATAACTTAGATGAATCTGGAATTAAATGGGTAAATGACACAATTAAGAATATGTCAGATGAAGAAAAAATTGGTCAATTATTTATCAATATGGGTTCAAGCCGTACTGAGGAATATTTAACGGGCGTTTTAAATGACTACCACATTGCTGGAGTTCGTTACAATCCAGGTAAAGCTGAAGAAGTTTATGAACAAAATAGAATCTTACAAGAAAATAGTAAAATTCCATTGTTGATCGCTGCAAATACTGAAGCAGGCGGAAATGGTGCTTGTACAGATGGAACATATGTTGGTGTAGAAGTTAAAATTGCTGCAACAAACGATTCTAAGTATGCGTACGAAATGGGACGTGTTTCTGGTGTTGAAGCTGCGGCTATTGGATGTAACTGGAGTTTCGCTCCAATCGTTGATATCAACCGTAACTGGCGTAACCCGATTATCTCAACTCGTACGTGGAGTGGAGACGTTGATCAAACAATCGAATTATCTCTTGCCTACATGAAAGGGATCCAAGAAAGTGGAATCGCTCCAGCAGCTAAACACTTCCCAGGAGACGGAATTGATGAACGTGACCAACATTTATCTTTTGCACCTAACCCTTATTCTGTAGAAGATTGGGATGCTACTTTTGGAAAAGTTTACGGATCATTATTTGATGCTGGACTTCCTTCTATTATGGCTGGACACATTTCTTTACCTTCTTATGTACGTCATTTCAAACCAGATGCAACTTTACAAGAAGCTACTCTTCCAGCTACGATCAACAAATATATTTTAACTGATTTATTAAGAGATAAAATGGGCTTTAATGGTCTTGTTGTTACTGATGCAAGTCACATGGTAGCATTAACAGGATCAATGAAACGTAAAGATATGCTACCTGCTTCAGTTGCTGCAGGTTCTGATTTGTTCTTATTCTTTAATGATCCAGATGAAGACTTCCAATGGATGATGGATGGATACAAGAATGGTGTCATCACTGAAGATCGTATGCAAGAAGCGTTGACTCGTATTTTAGGGACAAAAGCTGCTTTAGGTTTACACAAAAAAGCGAAAACAGAACTTTTACCTTCTAAAGAAGAAGCAATGGCTAAAATCGGTCTTCCAGAAAACGTTAAAATTGCTGAAGAAGTGGCAGAAAAGGCTATCACTTTGGTTAAAAATAATGAAGACATTTTCCCATTATCCCCACAATCTCATAAACGTGTTCTATTAGTAGACGTTAAAGGAACTCAAGGTGGATTTGGTGCTATGATCGGTGAAAACGCAAGACCGTCTGCTAAAATGAAAGAATTGCTGGAATCAGAAGGATTTGAAGTAACTATTTGGGAAGCTGCAGAAGAAAAAATCATGAAGATGCCCGAAGAAGAGCGACAAGCAGCATTAAGAAATGTATATGCTCAAAAACGTCCAATTGCTGAATTAACTGAAAACTATGATTTGATCCTTAACTTAGCTATCGTTAACCCAAATACAGATCAACGTATCCAATGGCCAGCTTCAAAAGGTACACCAGATATTCCTTTCTACGTACATGAAGTGCCAACAATTTTTGTTTCATTACAATCTCCATTCCATTTAGCTGACGTACCTCAAGTACAAACGTACATCAATGCTTATGACAGTAAAGAGTTTACAATGAAAGCTTTAGTTGACAAATTCTTAGGTCGTTCAGAATTCAAAGGTGTTTCACCGGTAGATGCATTTTGTGGATTTGAAGATACAAAATTCTAA
- a CDS encoding sugar kinase: MKKDVVLIGEAMGLFSADESGKLDDALYFSKKVAGAEVNVSIGLSRLGMDVELLTRLGQDYFGRYILKFLESEGIGTEFISFDEDSNTGFMLKSKTDEGDPETAYYRKGSAFSELSIEDLIGVIDFTQVKVLHITGIPSGVSRSVRSVIYYLMSKAKEAGTFITFDPNLRPALWESEEIMKKVLNELATYADVILPGISEAKILTGLDDPDEIADFYFEKGVKYIVLKMGASGAYVKGVGKEKIFVPGFKVEKVVDTVGAGDGFAVGIISGYLDGLTVEESAIRANAIGSIQVQNLGDNEGLPNRETLLNYIAENSLIS; this comes from the coding sequence ATGAAAAAAGATGTTGTTTTAATAGGAGAAGCAATGGGTTTATTTAGTGCAGATGAATCTGGCAAACTAGATGATGCTCTATACTTTTCTAAAAAAGTTGCTGGAGCAGAAGTGAATGTCAGCATTGGTTTATCTCGCTTAGGAATGGACGTGGAATTACTTACTCGTCTAGGACAAGATTATTTTGGCCGATATATTTTGAAATTTTTAGAATCTGAAGGAATTGGAACGGAATTCATATCATTTGATGAAGACAGCAACACAGGTTTTATGTTGAAAAGTAAAACAGATGAAGGAGATCCTGAAACGGCTTATTACCGAAAAGGCAGTGCTTTTTCTGAACTTTCTATAGAAGATTTAATTGGAGTAATTGATTTTACACAAGTTAAAGTGTTGCACATTACTGGAATTCCATCTGGAGTCAGTCGTTCCGTTAGAAGCGTCATTTATTACTTAATGAGTAAGGCAAAAGAAGCAGGCACATTTATTACATTCGATCCCAATTTGCGTCCCGCATTATGGGAAAGTGAAGAAATTATGAAAAAAGTGCTGAATGAGTTGGCAACCTATGCAGATGTCATTTTACCTGGAATTTCAGAAGCAAAAATACTAACGGGCTTAGATGATCCAGATGAAATAGCTGATTTTTATTTCGAAAAAGGTGTGAAATATATCGTACTTAAAATGGGCGCTTCAGGAGCTTATGTCAAGGGTGTTGGCAAGGAAAAGATTTTTGTTCCTGGTTTTAAAGTTGAAAAAGTAGTCGATACGGTAGGAGCGGGAGATGGTTTTGCGGTAGGGATCATTAGTGGTTATCTTGATGGATTAACTGTAGAAGAATCGGCTATTCGTGCAAACGCGATTGGATCCATTCAAGTCCAAAATCTAGGGGATAATGAAGGTTTGCCAAATAGAGAGACTTTACTAAATTATATAGCAGAAAATTCTTTAATCAGCTAA
- the uidA gene encoding beta-glucuronidase: MLYPITTATRTLTDLSGIWKFMIDKELKEIDIKQPLPTKEVMAVPASFNDQGVISEIREHSGFVWYETDLSIAKPVLSERLVVRFGSATHEAWVYINGEFVVHHKGGFMPFESEINEYVKLGKNRLTVRISNMLDYTTLPVGNYTESIDEDGHIVRKVDENFDFFNYAGLQRPVKVYSTPWDYIQDVTIVPEVDIVAKRAKVAFTVKTVGEFDEVKVTVLDEEGNVAAMASGKEAETTIEHVHLWQPMNSYLYTAKVDCITDGEVVDTYEEPFGIRTVETKEGKFLINGEPFYFKGFGKHEDTYINGRGINEAANVLDLNLFKYMGANSFRTSHYPYSEEMMRLCDREGIVVINETTAVGLLEAFNFNLDAMSADKGKDNNTWSIMQTREAHEQVIRELIARDKNHASVVMWSIANEPATHQSGSYEYFEPLFDLARELDPQNRPCTYVNIMMSTPEADKCEALCDVIALNRYYGWYIQGGDLKTAEESTREELLKWQEMYPDKPIMYTEYGADTIPGMHGIENQLFTEEYQVDYYAMNHKVFDEIPNFVGEQLWNFADFETKQGINRVQGNKKGIFNRARQPKMVVRSLKERWESIPDFNYKK; encoded by the coding sequence ATGCTATATCCAATTACAACAGCTACTCGCACATTAACAGATTTAAGTGGAATCTGGAAATTTATGATTGATAAAGAACTAAAAGAGATAGATATTAAACAACCCTTGCCAACAAAAGAGGTTATGGCAGTGCCTGCGTCATTTAATGATCAAGGTGTCATTTCTGAAATTCGTGAACATAGTGGTTTTGTTTGGTACGAAACAGATCTGTCAATTGCAAAACCGGTGTTAAGTGAGCGTTTAGTAGTGCGGTTTGGTTCTGCAACTCATGAAGCGTGGGTTTACATCAATGGAGAATTCGTGGTGCATCACAAAGGTGGATTCATGCCATTTGAAAGTGAAATCAATGAATATGTAAAACTAGGGAAAAATCGTTTGACTGTTCGGATAAGCAACATGTTAGATTACACGACATTGCCAGTAGGAAACTATACGGAATCAATAGATGAAGACGGTCACATTGTTCGTAAAGTAGATGAAAACTTTGACTTCTTTAATTACGCTGGATTGCAACGTCCAGTCAAAGTGTATTCAACTCCTTGGGACTATATTCAAGATGTGACGATTGTTCCTGAAGTTGATATAGTCGCAAAAAGGGCAAAAGTAGCCTTCACTGTCAAGACGGTAGGCGAATTTGATGAAGTAAAAGTAACGGTATTAGATGAAGAAGGAAATGTTGCAGCAATGGCTTCTGGAAAAGAAGCTGAAACTACTATTGAACATGTACACTTATGGCAACCCATGAACAGCTATCTTTATACCGCAAAAGTAGACTGTATAACGGATGGAGAAGTGGTAGACACTTACGAGGAACCTTTTGGTATACGAACTGTTGAAACAAAAGAAGGCAAGTTTTTAATTAATGGTGAACCGTTCTACTTTAAAGGTTTCGGAAAACATGAGGACACTTATATCAATGGACGTGGGATCAATGAAGCCGCTAATGTTTTAGATTTGAACTTATTCAAGTATATGGGAGCAAATTCATTCCGTACATCTCACTATCCTTATTCAGAAGAAATGATGCGACTATGTGACCGTGAAGGAATTGTAGTCATTAATGAAACAACAGCCGTTGGATTACTTGAAGCCTTTAATTTTAATCTTGATGCAATGAGCGCAGATAAAGGGAAAGATAATAACACATGGTCAATAATGCAAACAAGAGAAGCACATGAACAAGTGATTCGTGAGCTGATTGCTCGTGATAAAAATCATGCCAGTGTTGTGATGTGGTCGATTGCGAATGAACCTGCAACCCACCAAAGTGGTTCTTATGAGTACTTTGAACCGTTGTTTGACCTGGCCAGAGAATTAGATCCGCAAAACCGTCCTTGCACATATGTAAATATTATGATGTCTACCCCAGAAGCAGATAAATGTGAAGCTTTGTGTGATGTTATCGCATTGAATCGTTATTATGGTTGGTATATTCAAGGTGGAGATTTAAAAACAGCAGAAGAAAGTACACGCGAAGAGTTATTAAAATGGCAAGAAATGTATCCTGATAAACCCATTATGTACACTGAATATGGTGCAGATACTATTCCAGGAATGCATGGAATTGAAAACCAATTGTTTACTGAAGAGTATCAAGTGGATTATTATGCCATGAATCATAAAGTCTTTGATGAAATCCCTAACTTTGTGGGCGAGCAATTATGGAATTTTGCTGATTTTGAAACGAAACAAGGGATAAACCGTGTTCAAGGAAATAAAAAAGGAATATTCAATCGTGCTCGTCAACCGAAAATGGTTGTTCGTTCATTAAAAGAACGTTGGGAATCTATCCCTGATTTTAACTACAAAAAATAA